The genomic interval CGGCGTGCAGCGGCACATCCTCGCCGACGAGGTCAATCCCGATCTCGCGCAAATCCCGCAGGTGTGGTGCCTCTACAAGGAGGTGATGAACTACTACGCCGACGGACTGCGCGTGCCGGATGACGTCACGCTCCTGTGGGCCGAGGACAATTGGGGCAACGTCCGGCGCCTGCCGACCGCCGCGGAACGCCGGCGCCGCGGTGGCGCGGGCATCTACTATCACCTCGATTACCACGGCAGCCCGCGCAGCTATCAATGGATCAACACCAGCCCGATCGCCAAAATCTGGGATCAGATGTCCCTCGCGAAGGAATACGGCGCGGACCGCATCTGGATTGTCAACGTCGGCCATTTCAACAAGAGCGGTGAATTTCCGCTGGAGTTTTTCATGCGCTACGCCTGGGACACGAAACGCTGGACCAGCACGAACCTCGATGAATTCACCCGGCTCTGGGCGGAACGCGAATTTGGCGCCCTGCACGCTGCCGAGATTGCGGACCTCCTCACCCAATCCGCGCGGTTCAATGCCCGGCGGAAACCCGAGTTGCTCGACGCGCACACCTACAGCCTGTTGAACTATCGCGAATTCGCCACCGTGGTGGCAGGCTACCGGTCGCTCGCCGACCGCGCGCAGACGATTTGCGACCAGCTGCCGCCCGAATATCACGACGCGTTCTACGGCATGGTTCAATATCCCATCAAGGCGGCCGCGGGTTTGAACACCATGTATCTCGCGGCGGCGAAGAACGCGCTTTACGCGCAGCAGGGCCGCGCCAGCGCAAACGATTTTGCCGCCGAAACGCGCGCCTTGTTTGCGGCGCAAACGAATCTGGCCGATCACTTCAATCACGTGTTCGCCGGCGGCAAATGGAACCACTTCATGGATCAGGCCTACATCGGCTATCGCAGCTGGGATCCGCCGCACGCGAACAACCTGGGCGCCGTCCGGCTCCGGGAAATCCCGGTGCCGGCAGCCGCCGCCATGGGGGTCGCCGTCGAAGGCGAAAGCGGCACCGCGGGTGGAACCGTGCACTTGGACCGGTTCGGCCAGCGCTCCCGTTCTGTGGAGGTGTTCAACAAAGGGCGGACGCCGTTTGCATTCACCGCCACGGCCGGCGCGCCGTGGATCACGCTGAGCCAGTCCCACGGCACAATTGACCATGATTCGCGCCTCGACGTGAGCGTGGACTGGGCGAAGGCGCCTTCGGACAATGGCCATGCACGAATTGAATTCTCCGGGACGGAGACCAATTTCACGGTCCACGTGACCACGTTCAATCCCGCCACGCCCCCATCCGCATCAAGCCGGTGCTTTGTCGAAGCGGACGGCTATGTTTCCATCGAGGCGGCGCACTACGCCCGGAAGACCGACGCCGGCGCGAACCGCTGGATCGAGATTGAAGACTACGGCCACACGCTGTCCGGCCTGCGCGCCGACGGCCCGCCGGAAACCCTGACCACGCCGGGCAAGGATGCCCCGTGCCTCGAATACGAAATGCATCTCTTCCACACGGGCCAGGTCGCAGTTGAAACCATCGTCGGACCGACGTTGAATTTTCTGCCCGGCCGGCCCTTGCGTTACGCAGTCGCCTTCGACGACGAGGTGCCGCAAACCGTCACCATCGTGCCGGCCGGCTTCGACGCCCACAACGGCAATCGGAACTGGGAGGAGTCCGTGATGAACAACTGCCGGCGGATCACCTCCACACACATCATCCAACAGACGGGCAATCACACCTTGAAAATTTGGATGGTGGACCCCGCCGTCGTATTGCAGAAGGTCATCGTGAACACCGGCGGCGTGAAGCCAAGCTACCTGGGCCCGCCCGAAAGCCGGCATTTCAGCGAGGCCGGAATTGAGGCAGAGGCAGCGCCGTCCGGCAACTGATTTCAAGAACCGTCGGGGAGGAGAACACCGCGCTTCATTTGGCGCCGGGAAGCGGGCGACTGAGCAACGGCAGCATCGTTTCGGCATAGCGCCTGCCCAGTTCCCGGTAACCGGCCGCGGTGAAATGCAAATGATCCGGCCGGCAGGCACAGCCCGCTGACGAAACGACGTGCGCGGTGGGAATGGTCTTTGGCAGATCGTCAATGATGCGGTTCATGCTGCCACACGCGCCCTGCTGATCCGCATTGACGACTTCGCCGGCAATCAGCGGCACCTCCTCCGCTTTGAGGTTCAGGTCGTGCAACAGATTATCGTAAACGCCCTTCACCTTGCCCGGCCATTCCTTGTCGTTCGTGTTGGATTCGCCCTGGTGCAGCAGGATGCCCTTGATGACGCCGTCCCGTTGCGCCCGCCTGGCCAGATCCACCAGCCGTTGATACGGGTTGCTGCCGTAGCTGCGGATGATGTTGGTCATCCAACTGGGCGCGGTGGCCGCGTAGGCCTGATAGCGGTCCTTCTCGAACAACTCGATCTTGCAGCCGCCGACCGAGACATTGACGACGCCCACCTTGATGTTCGGCGGGAGATTCGAGACCAGCGTCCGGCCAAAATAATCCGCCGGGCACAATCCCGTTGAGGGCCGGCACAGCGGCGGGACGGCCGGATACCAATTGCCTTCCACCCTGCCCTGCTTGGGAAAATCCACCGCCGCCAGAACCTTGAAGCGATCATTCACCGGTCCCTGGTCGGATGCTTCGATGCCGGGAAAGCCCTCCATGTTCGACTGGCCGAAACAGAGGAACACGAAGAAGTTTGTGTCCTGGGAAAACCCTCTCGCTGCGCATAAGAGCAGCCCGGCCACCAGCAGCATGTTCCATTTTCGTTTCATGGTCTTTGGCTGCGGCTCAGTTTTGACGGGCGGCCGGCTCCGGCAGGCTCAACTTTTCTCCGCTGAGCACGCGCAGCACGGCGTCGTAGGCCGGCTTGGGCCGGTCATGACCATCGAACAGCAACGGCCGGCCACCGGCCCGCCACGAAACGGCGTCGTTGACGCCCCAAAAGGTCACCATCTGCACCGACCGCTCGTGCTTGAGGAACGCCTTGAAGAGGCTCGCATACTGGTCGGCAAGACGTTGGTTGGCCTGCTCAACCAGTCCGCCCTGCGTGGTTGTGGCGTTCTCGGAGATGTCCGCGCCGAAATTCCGCTGGCCCCCTTCGGCGCTGTTGACGTCGAGTTCGGTGATGTGAATCGGCAGCCCCAGCGATTCAAGGTCCGTCAAAGTCCGGTCCATCTCCTCGAAGCTCGGACCGGAAACGCTGACGTGGGTTTGCGAACCGATGGCCATGACCGGCACGCCCTGCTCCTGGAGTGACTTGATCAACGTGATGAGCTTGCGGCGCTTGACCGGATTCTCCAGCCCGTAGTCGTTGTAGCGAAGAATCGCCTCCGGGTCCGCCTCGTGCGCGTAGGCAAACGCCTTGGCAATGAAGTCAGGACCGATGAGTTCCGACCACGGCGAATTACGCAGGACGTTCGTGCCATTGTCCGAGATGGCCTCGTTCACGACGTCCCAAACCTTGATCTTCCCCTTGTAGCGCCCCACGACCGTGTGAATGTGCTCGCGCATCCGTTCCAAAAGTTCTTCGCGCGAGGCGTGCGGCCGGTTCAACCAGCTCCAGCCAGAACCGCGTCCAAACCGGCGGCCCTCCCGCGAATTCGCCTCGCCGTTCATCGCATTCGTCGTTGCCGGCGGCAGGTTGGTTCCCGCGAAAACCCAGCCAGGGGTTTGTCCGTGCCAGACCAGCGTGTGACCGACCAAATACAGGTTGTGGCTCAGCCCGAAGTTCACGTAAGCGTCGGCCGGCGCCCAATCATAACCTTCCGGGCCGGCCTGCGGGTGAATCAGCGCCCATTTCAGGTCGTTCTCCGGCGCGATCTGGTTGAATTGCTCCAGCACCAGCGCCGTGTCGGCGCGCACCTCGTCAAGCGTGCGGCTGACGTTGTCCGCCCCGACCGCCGTGCCCGTGGCGATCGGGCGATTGATGGCGACACCAATGTAAAAGTGCCCCCGACAGGCTTCCTTCAGGGTGGGCTTTTCCGCCGACCAGACGCTGGCGCCGAAGGCCAGCAACACGGCCACGGAGAGGCGGTGGCGAAGACCGGATTTGGAAAAGTGCAGTTTCATTTGCCTGGGTTTCTGTTTGCTTGCGATGCGTCGAAGTTGTCCGTCAATTCGTCGAAGGCCCGCTTGGGCCGCCGACTTCCATTTTTTCTGGGGGAACACTGACTCCCGCTTCGGTTTGAGTGATGGGCTTGATGGTGCCATCGGGATTGTAATCGAGGTATTCGACGCACACGGCCCGCCGGCCGAGCGCGCCCTTTTGGCCATGCAACGTCAGTCCCGCAAAATGATAGAAGAAATACCACCGGCCTTTGAACTCGATGATGCCCGGATGAATCGTAAAACTGTTCCGGGCCGAACCGGTCAGCTTGCCGCGCGGCGTCCACGGTCCGGTGATCTTCTCCGCCGTGGCATAACCGATTTGTTCGGCGCCGTTGCCGGGAAACATCGCAGCATAGACAAGGTAATACAATTTGCCGCGTCGGTAGAGCCACGGACCTTCGACGTAGTTCGGCACATCCACCTTCTGAATCTCGCCGGCCAGCTCGATCATGTTCGGTTTGAGCTTCACCAGGTAGCAGTCGCCGTTGCCCCAGCACAGCCATGGGGTTCCGTCGTCCTCGATCCAAACGGTCGGATCAATGTCCTCCCAGGGACGTTTGGCTTTGGGCGTCATGCTGTCGCGGATGAGTGGTTTCCCAATGGCATCCTTGAATGGGCCGGTCGGCGCATCGGCCACGGCCACGCCGATGTTGTTGCCCGGCGCGGTGCGGTCGCCCTTCACGGTTACGAAATAGTAGAACTTGCCGTCCTTCGGCACGACCTGCGCCGCCCAGGCTGAATTGGGCAAGCCCCAGGAGAAATTGGTGGGACTCAGCACCACGCCGTGCGCCGTCCAATGCTTCATGTCCCGGCTCGAAAAGCAGAGCCAGTCCGGCATGGTAAACATCTCGCCGTCCGCGGCATTGTCGTGGCCAACGTAAAGATAGACGGTGTCCCCGATGACCACCGGCGCAGGGTCGGCAGTGAACACATCGCGGATGATGGGATTGGAACCCGGCGCTGGAACGGATGGCCCCTCTGCGGCCCGAAGCCAGCCTGATGCGCCAGCGAGGAGAAAGATCGCAAGGGCGGAACTCAAAATCAGGAATTCAATTCGTCTTGTCATGCTTCGTCCTTCAGGCCGGTCGTTCAGGGCGGAATTGGGCGGCTCATTCCGGTTTCAACGGAAGATCAACTGCGCGAAGTGATACAGGCTGTGCTGCCAATGCGTCGGGTCATGCCCGTTGCCATCCACGTGCCAGATGTGCGGGACATTGTATTCCTTGAGATAAGTGTGAACCCCCTGGCTGATGCCGAGCAGCCCGTCCTGATTGCCGGCGGAAAGCATCAGCAGCTTCAACTGGCTTTTTGCCGCGGCCGGATCCGGCACCAACTCGGCCGGCGGCTTCGTGTTTGGCGCGGATGAAAATGCGCCCAGCCAGGCAAACGTATCGAGGTGTGCCAAACCGAAGTTCAGCGTCTGTCCGCCGCCCATCGACAAGCCGGCCAGCGCCCGGCTCTCGCGATTCGTGGAGGTGCTGTAACGCGACTGAATCGCCGGAATCACATCGTTCAACAGGTCTTCCTCGAACCGCACAAACGCGGGCGCCGTCGCCATCGGGTTGGGTCCGGGACGATCATCCTTCTGCGCACGGCCATTGGGCATCACGATGATCATCGGCACGGCTTTGCCCTCCGCGATCAAATTATCGAGCAGCACGTCCGGATGCGCGAAGCGTTCCCATTCCGTTTCGTCGCCGCCAATGCCGTGCAGGAGATACAACACCGGATATTTCTTGTCTGCCGTGTAGCCGGGCGGCGTGTAGACCTGCATCTTGCGCGTGGTGCCGACGGTTTTCGATTCATATTCGATCATTTCCAACTGGCCATGCGGGATGCCCTCGCGCCGGTCCGCAAATCCCGCCGGCGGCTCAGCGAAGGCCGGCTGGTCATCCGGGCCGAGCTTGATTTCACGTCCGCGGCGAATTCGCGGTTCCCGGGATGCGGCCGGCGCGGACGCTTTGTCATTTCCCGAGGCTTCGGCTGGCAAAATCTCAACGGCGTTGATCTGCGGGTTCTCGATGTTGGGCGTGAACTTGATGTCGAGCTGGCCGTCGGCAACTTCGACCGGCACTGACTCGACATAGGCACGGGCAAACCCGCCGGCTTTTTTCCACACATCAAAGTCCTTAAACGCCGTGCCCTCGACCTCGAACGAAAACACCCGCTCGCCCGGCCCGGTGATGCCTTCGTAGGTTTCACAAAAGTGCAGCTTCACCACATACTTTCCGTTCGGAACCTTGCGACTGAACGAATCCATTGCGTAATGCTCCGAACGATAAATCTCCGGCTGCTTGGTGTCCTCGATCGGCAAATCCGGACGTTCAATGACGTCGCCTCCCTCAAATCCCTGGTCGGGCTGCCAGACCACGCCGCCGGCATCGGTCAGTGAACTGGAGGCTCCGGCGTTGACGCGGATCGTTCGCGCGGATGGGGCGTTCACTGTCGGCGCGGGCGTGGCAGCACGGCTTTCAGCAGTCGTCTGGGCGAGGGCGGCTGGCAGCGGCTGATCTTCGAACAGCAGCGGCGCAAATGCGTGCAGGCTGCGCCGCCAGGATTGCCATTCGTGCGCGGTATTGGGTGATTCGTAATACACGCTCTTGATGCCGGCTTGTTGCAGCGCCTCGACGTTCGCCCTGCCCGCGGCGCCGTTCTCGCGACTGCCATAACTGACGAACACGACTTTGACCTTTTGCTTGAAGGCATCCAGATCGGGGATTTCCGACGGCGCAATGCTGCCGCCGCTGAAGATGCCAATATGCGAGAATGTATCGAGATTGGCCGGCGCGATGGCACGTGTTTGCATGCCGCCCATCGAGAGCCCGGCCATCGCGCGATGGGGCTGATCCGCCAGCGTGCGGTAATGGCCGTCAATGTAGGGAATCAAGTCCTGAATCAGCACTTTGGCAAACGCGCCGGGATTGTAGGAACGTCCACCCGGCCCGGAAATGCTGCGCGAAAGCGGCCGGCCCGCCGCATCCACCGCCGCCGGCCCGCCGCCGAACATGCTGGCGCCGGGCACGTAGCTGTTCGCCATCACGATGAGGAACGGCCGCGCTTTGCCCGCGGCGATCAGGTTGTCCAGGATCAGACCGGCGTGCCCCTGATTGCCCCAGCCGGTTTCATCCTCGCCGCCACCGTGCTGCAGATACAGGACCGGATAACGCCTGGACGAATCCTGCTCGTAATCCGGCGGCGTATAAACGAAACAGCGCAGCACCGCGTCGGCGCCCTTGGAGTAATAGCGCACCTCCCGCAGGTCGCCGTGCGGCACGTTCTTGAGCGCGTAGAAATCCTGATCCTGCGCCGGAACTTCAACCCCGCTGCCCCAGCGGCTGGCGCCGTAGAAATAGAGACTGCCCGGATCCGGCACCGACGCGCCATCAATCACGAGCTGGTAGTAGTGGAACCCCTCATCCTGTGGACGCGATTCGCCGGTCCACGCACCGCCCTCGCCCTTGGTGAGCGGATATTTCACACCGCCGATGTCGAGGGCGACGCTCTGGGCTTCCGGAGCGATGACCCGAGCCCGAACGCGCCGCTCGGAATCGACCTGCGGATATTGTTTGCCGGGCTGATTCAACGAGGACGGCTTGAAATCCTCGACCGCAGGGTTGGTTTGCGCCCGGCCCGGCGGACAGAGCACGAGGGATGTTAGCGCCAGCAATGCAATTTTCGTCTTCATCGGCAGTTTTGGTCCTCGGAATGAATTGGCAGGAACGAGATTAACCGGGATTGTCGCCTGTCGAACATACGACAAGTGTCGTATTTGGTTGTGCGCAGGGGCCCTGATATATGAGGCTGTCCCTCAGCCATCGTGCCCACCGCCGGAACAGTCATCGTTTTGAAACGGCCGGGCAATGGGCCACCAAACACGGGTCATCACATCGCGCACCTTGCATCAAATCGTCATGAATCCTCTCCTCTGTCGCCTTGCTTTTGGTTTGTTTGTCCTCGGGTTCGGCACCGGACTGCGCGCCGCCGACCCCGCCCTGACCGGTCAGTCATCGGCGCCAACCGAACCCCTGAGCCTGTGGTATCGTCAGCCCGCCGCCAACTGGACCGAAGCCCTTGCTGTCGGCAACGGCCGGCTGGGCGCGATGGTTTTCGGCGGCGTCAACCGCGAGCAACTGCAATTGAATGAGGACACGCTCTGGGCCGGCGGCCCGTATAACCCGGTCAATCCAGAGGCGCGCGCCGCCCTGCCAGAGGTGCGGCAACTGGTTTTCGACGGCAAATATCGTGAGGCCGCGCATTTGATCAGTCAGAAGGTGATTTCCCGTCCCGTCGGCCAGATGCCTTACGAACCGGCCGGGGATTTGCTCCTCACGTTCCCTGAAACAGCCGCGGTGGATAATTATCGTCGCGACCTCAACCTGGACACAGCCGTGGCGGCAGTTGAATACACGGCGGAAGGCGTCCACTTCAAACGGCAGGTTTTCTCGAGCCCCGTGGATCAGGTCATTGTCGTCCGGCTCACGGCGGACAAAAAGGGCGCGATCAATTTCTCCGCCGGCCTGCAAACCCCGCAGAACGCCACCCTCACAACCGAGTCCGGCAACACTCTGGTCCTGCGCGGCGTGAATGGCAGCGCTGACGGAATCAAGGGCGCGCTCCAATTCCAGGTCCGTGCCCGCGTGTTGACCGACGGCGGAACGCTTTCCACCACGTCCAATTCGGTCGAGGTCGCTCACGCGAACGCGGCCACAATTTTTATTGCAGCCGCGACCAGCTACATAAACTACGCGGACGTGAGCGGCGACCCGGAACGCATCGTCAAAAAGCAAATCGCCGCCGCGGCCAGGAAGAAATTTGCAAAGCTGCTCGCGGCGCACATCCAGGAACACCAGCGTTTGTTCCACCGCGTCGCGCTCGATCTGGGCCACAACGACGCGATGCGATTGCCGACCGATGAGCGCATCAAGAACTTCGGCAGCGGCAACGACCCGCAGTTCGCCGCGCTTTACTTTCAATTCGGCCGCTATCTCCTGATCAGTTCCTCGCGTCCCGGCAGCCAGCCGGCCAACCTCCAGGGCATCTGGAACGACAGCATGAATCCGCCCTGGGGCGGCAAATACACCATCAACATCAACACCGAAATGAACTACTGGCCGGCCGAAGCATGCAACCTCGGCGAATGCGTCGAGCCGCTGATCGCGATGGTGAAGGACCTCTCCCATACCGGCGCGCGCACCGCTGAAGAAATGTATGGCGCCCGCGGCTGGGTCACCCATCACAACACCGATCTCTGGCGGGCGAGCGGGCCGATTGATGGTCCGGAATGGGGCATGTGGCCAACCGGCGGCGCCTGGTTGTGCGATCATTTGTGGGACCACTATGTGTTCAATCCCGACCAGAAGTATCTCAAGGATGTTTACCCCATCCTGCGCGGCGCGGCGCAGTTCTTCCTTGATACGCTGCAGGAGGATCCGACGAATCACTGGCTGGTCACGAATCCGTCCATCTCGCCCGAGAATCAGCATCCCTTCGGCTCCGCCGTTTGCGCGGGCCCGAGCATGGATGAGGAAATCCTGCGGGATCTGTTCACCCATTGCATCGAGGCCGCCACGATTCTGAACACCGATGCGGACTTCCGCCGGCAGGTCGAACAGGCCCGCGCCCGGCTGGCGCCGCTCCAGATTGGCAAGCAGGGCCAGTTGCAGGAATGGCTGGCCGACTGGGATGCCCGGGCCCCCGAGCAGCAGCACCGCCACATTTCCCATTTATACGCGCTCTTCCCCAGCGACCAAATTACACCGCGCGGAACGCCGGATCTCGCCAACGCCGCCAAGGTCACGCTGAACACGCGCGGCGACATCACGACTGGCTGGGCCATTGCGTGGCGCATCAATTGTTGGGCGCGCCTGCATGACGGCGACCGCGCCTTCAGCATCATCGAGCACCTGTTCGATCCGTCGCGCACCTACCCGAACATGTTCGATGCGCATCCGCCCTTCCAGATTGACGGCAACTTTGGCGGCACCTCCGCCATCGCCGAGATGCTGTTGCAAAGTCACAGCGGCGAAATCGAACTCCTTCCCGCCCTGCCTGCGGCCTGGCCGAACGGCAGGGTTATCGGGCTACGGGCGCGAGGCGGTTTTGAAGTGGAAGTCGCGTGGAACGAAGGAAAGCTCACGCACGTCAAAATCAAATCGGTCGGCGGCAGGGAAGCAACGGTCCGATATGGCGACCGGACCACGGAAATCCAATTGAAACCGGGCAGGACAATTCAACTCAACCAAGCGTTGGAACGCATCAAATAATCCCCACCGACAAGTCCGTAAAAGGATTGATGCCCGAATTTGCTTCGCGAGTTTCCAACATGAACCCGCCGTGGACCAGGCCCCCAGCCAGTCCGCTCGGGTTTCATTCTTCCGCTCCGCGCGCAACTCCGGCCGACGAAACTCATTTCACCACCTGCCACTTGAAACACGCCCCACCCTGGCGCGCCGGCTGCGGTCCGGTGGCTGTCACGGTAACGGGCCCGGGCGCGTTCGGTTTGGCCGCGAGGTAACGATGGCTGGTCAACGACATGAGCATCGTGTCGCCGCGCATGAGGTTGACCCACTGAAAAGATTCGGCGGCGCCGGGTTTTCCGTCGGCAAGATTCTTCAAAACCACGCCGCTCGCGGCCGCCGAAACAAAACGACCATTGGCCGCCTTCAGCGCAACGCGGCCCAGTCCCAAATCCACGACCTGGAAATCGACGTCCCGCCCCTTCGCCTGCGGTGAATCCGCGGCGACGTTGATCAGCGCGTTGACCTGCGCGTCGGCGGCGAGGAGGCTGCCGTCAGCGCCGCTGGTAAGGGTGATCGTCCGACCCGTCGGAATTTCGCGCTCAATGCCGCGGGCGCGCGGTTCGATCACGACATAATTGTCGAAATCCGCATAACCGCCGGCCTGGCCGGAGGTGTTGAAGTTGAAGAGCGCCGGCCGCACGCCCTGAAAGGTCGTTAATTGAAACTTCATGATGAAGGGTTCACCGACGACCGTGAAGCTCCGGCCATCACCGCTCCAACTGAAGACCGCTTCGTCGGTGTCGAAATCGCAATGAACCCGCAGCCAAAGCTGCGCTGGCGGGTTCGTTGCGACGATCAGTTCCTGAGCGGCCACCGGTGGTGCGCCGCGCCGGCCGCCCGAACCTTCAAACCGCTGAAGCGTTGTGCCCGTGTCCGTTCTCACCACGCCCAGGCCGGCGAAGGGTGTGCTCAGAAGCGCGAGGCCCGCATGATCGCCGACAGCCAGTCCGGAGGTGTTCAATTCGACGGTCATGATGGACTCTGGCCCGGGCGGACGCTGACAAAGACTGTTACGCGC from Verrucomicrobiia bacterium carries:
- a CDS encoding glycoside hydrolase family 95 protein yields the protein MNPLLCRLAFGLFVLGFGTGLRAADPALTGQSSAPTEPLSLWYRQPAANWTEALAVGNGRLGAMVFGGVNREQLQLNEDTLWAGGPYNPVNPEARAALPEVRQLVFDGKYREAAHLISQKVISRPVGQMPYEPAGDLLLTFPETAAVDNYRRDLNLDTAVAAVEYTAEGVHFKRQVFSSPVDQVIVVRLTADKKGAINFSAGLQTPQNATLTTESGNTLVLRGVNGSADGIKGALQFQVRARVLTDGGTLSTTSNSVEVAHANAATIFIAAATSYINYADVSGDPERIVKKQIAAAARKKFAKLLAAHIQEHQRLFHRVALDLGHNDAMRLPTDERIKNFGSGNDPQFAALYFQFGRYLLISSSRPGSQPANLQGIWNDSMNPPWGGKYTININTEMNYWPAEACNLGECVEPLIAMVKDLSHTGARTAEEMYGARGWVTHHNTDLWRASGPIDGPEWGMWPTGGAWLCDHLWDHYVFNPDQKYLKDVYPILRGAAQFFLDTLQEDPTNHWLVTNPSISPENQHPFGSAVCAGPSMDEEILRDLFTHCIEAATILNTDADFRRQVEQARARLAPLQIGKQGQLQEWLADWDARAPEQQHRHISHLYALFPSDQITPRGTPDLANAAKVTLNTRGDITTGWAIAWRINCWARLHDGDRAFSIIEHLFDPSRTYPNMFDAHPPFQIDGNFGGTSAIAEMLLQSHSGEIELLPALPAAWPNGRVIGLRARGGFEVEVAWNEGKLTHVKIKSVGGREATVRYGDRTTEIQLKPGRTIQLNQALERIK
- a CDS encoding glycoside hydrolase family 43 protein: MSSALAIFLLAGASGWLRAAEGPSVPAPGSNPIIRDVFTADPAPVVIGDTVYLYVGHDNAADGEMFTMPDWLCFSSRDMKHWTAHGVVLSPTNFSWGLPNSAWAAQVVPKDGKFYYFVTVKGDRTAPGNNIGVAVADAPTGPFKDAIGKPLIRDSMTPKAKRPWEDIDPTVWIEDDGTPWLCWGNGDCYLVKLKPNMIELAGEIQKVDVPNYVEGPWLYRRGKLYYLVYAAMFPGNGAEQIGYATAEKITGPWTPRGKLTGSARNSFTIHPGIIEFKGRWYFFYHFAGLTLHGQKGALGRRAVCVEYLDYNPDGTIKPITQTEAGVSVPPEKMEVGGPSGPSTN
- a CDS encoding glycosyl hydrolase 115 family protein, whose product is MTFNIRPLISLRAVLALFAGLLAATTQSALALGEPGFVLTNAASGCFPLFDRTTAPLLIAADDWPGVRRAANDLAHDIERVTGTLPAISENADLKPRHAVIIGTLGHNTVIDRLVREQKLAVTEIAGQWESFVLQVVTNPLPGIESALVIAGSDKRGTIYGIYELSEQIGVSPWHFWCDVPAKHHDRLYLKPGRFVTGPPSVKYRGIFLNDEAPALSGWVAGRYGTVPGLHGVANFGRGFYTNIFELMLRLRANYLWPAMWGNAFNEDDPENPRLADEYGIVMGTSHQEPMLRAQKEWDRGYGRTYGAWDYNQTNQRPVLRQFWRAGIRRNQNYESIITMGLRAENDSGAPVGRALTEEIVGVQRHILADEVNPDLAQIPQVWCLYKEVMNYYADGLRVPDDVTLLWAEDNWGNVRRLPTAAERRRRGGAGIYYHLDYHGSPRSYQWINTSPIAKIWDQMSLAKEYGADRIWIVNVGHFNKSGEFPLEFFMRYAWDTKRWTSTNLDEFTRLWAEREFGALHAAEIADLLTQSARFNARRKPELLDAHTYSLLNYREFATVVAGYRSLADRAQTICDQLPPEYHDAFYGMVQYPIKAAAGLNTMYLAAAKNALYAQQGRASANDFAAETRALFAAQTNLADHFNHVFAGGKWNHFMDQAYIGYRSWDPPHANNLGAVRLREIPVPAAAAMGVAVEGESGTAGGTVHLDRFGQRSRSVEVFNKGRTPFAFTATAGAPWITLSQSHGTIDHDSRLDVSVDWAKAPSDNGHARIEFSGTETNFTVHVTTFNPATPPSASSRCFVEADGYVSIEAAHYARKTDAGANRWIEIEDYGHTLSGLRADGPPETLTTPGKDAPCLEYEMHLFHTGQVAVETIVGPTLNFLPGRPLRYAVAFDDEVPQTVTIVPAGFDAHNGNRNWEESVMNNCRRITSTHIIQQTGNHTLKIWMVDPAVVLQKVIVNTGGVKPSYLGPPESRHFSEAGIEAEAAPSGN
- a CDS encoding alpha/beta hydrolase-fold protein, with product MKTKIALLALTSLVLCPPGRAQTNPAVEDFKPSSLNQPGKQYPQVDSERRVRARVIAPEAQSVALDIGGVKYPLTKGEGGAWTGESRPQDEGFHYYQLVIDGASVPDPGSLYFYGASRWGSGVEVPAQDQDFYALKNVPHGDLREVRYYSKGADAVLRCFVYTPPDYEQDSSRRYPVLYLQHGGGEDETGWGNQGHAGLILDNLIAAGKARPFLIVMANSYVPGASMFGGGPAAVDAAGRPLSRSISGPGGRSYNPGAFAKVLIQDLIPYIDGHYRTLADQPHRAMAGLSMGGMQTRAIAPANLDTFSHIGIFSGGSIAPSEIPDLDAFKQKVKVVFVSYGSRENGAAGRANVEALQQAGIKSVYYESPNTAHEWQSWRRSLHAFAPLLFEDQPLPAALAQTTAESRAATPAPTVNAPSARTIRVNAGASSSLTDAGGVVWQPDQGFEGGDVIERPDLPIEDTKQPEIYRSEHYAMDSFSRKVPNGKYVVKLHFCETYEGITGPGERVFSFEVEGTAFKDFDVWKKAGGFARAYVESVPVEVADGQLDIKFTPNIENPQINAVEILPAEASGNDKASAPAASREPRIRRGREIKLGPDDQPAFAEPPAGFADRREGIPHGQLEMIEYESKTVGTTRKMQVYTPPGYTADKKYPVLYLLHGIGGDETEWERFAHPDVLLDNLIAEGKAVPMIIVMPNGRAQKDDRPGPNPMATAPAFVRFEEDLLNDVIPAIQSRYSTSTNRESRALAGLSMGGGQTLNFGLAHLDTFAWLGAFSSAPNTKPPAELVPDPAAAKSQLKLLMLSAGNQDGLLGISQGVHTYLKEYNVPHIWHVDGNGHDPTHWQHSLYHFAQLIFR
- a CDS encoding sialate O-acetylesterase yields the protein MKRKWNMLLVAGLLLCAARGFSQDTNFFVFLCFGQSNMEGFPGIEASDQGPVNDRFKVLAAVDFPKQGRVEGNWYPAVPPLCRPSTGLCPADYFGRTLVSNLPPNIKVGVVNVSVGGCKIELFEKDRYQAYAATAPSWMTNIIRSYGSNPYQRLVDLARRAQRDGVIKGILLHQGESNTNDKEWPGKVKGVYDNLLHDLNLKAEEVPLIAGEVVNADQQGACGSMNRIIDDLPKTIPTAHVVSSAGCACRPDHLHFTAAGYRELGRRYAETMLPLLSRPLPGAK
- a CDS encoding endo-1,4-beta-xylanase, whose amino-acid sequence is MKLHFSKSGLRHRLSVAVLLAFGASVWSAEKPTLKEACRGHFYIGVAINRPIATGTAVGADNVSRTLDEVRADTALVLEQFNQIAPENDLKWALIHPQAGPEGYDWAPADAYVNFGLSHNLYLVGHTLVWHGQTPGWVFAGTNLPPATTNAMNGEANSREGRRFGRGSGWSWLNRPHASREELLERMREHIHTVVGRYKGKIKVWDVVNEAISDNGTNVLRNSPWSELIGPDFIAKAFAYAHEADPEAILRYNDYGLENPVKRRKLITLIKSLQEQGVPVMAIGSQTHVSVSGPSFEEMDRTLTDLESLGLPIHITELDVNSAEGGQRNFGADISENATTTQGGLVEQANQRLADQYASLFKAFLKHERSVQMVTFWGVNDAVSWRAGGRPLLFDGHDRPKPAYDAVLRVLSGEKLSLPEPAARQN